From Pochonia chlamydosporia 170 chromosome Unknown PCv3seq00014, whole genome shotgun sequence, a single genomic window includes:
- a CDS encoding polarized growth protein (similar to Colletotrichum gloeosporioides Nara gc5 XP_007282439.1), whose translation MLVRTFLRNGFGLLVPITIACSIYLYLYPFFSQCAFPLPSRDPEAAFEVTKQLHWPYADANARDEANSLPTKQAPFRLLALGDPQLEGDTSIPIEYLGIFPHVKTIFQRLTFQIWHDSFRDRIRIILHDIIDIFFEDIPFIFESYRKRFDLFGNDFYLAHIYRTLHWWTQPTHVTVLGDLLGSQWIEDDEFERRGRRFWNRTFRGGERVPDDVAMWPNLEYNLSGILDGSSEEHVWTRRIMNVAGNHDIGYAGDLTPERMARFERVFGKANYELRFELPVTDPETNATIQDPETNPQSVRLPPELRIVVLNDMNLDTPAKDQGLQDATYNFINAVIGTACAVEYKGQFTLILTHIPLYKPAGVCVDAPFFDFHGAQDGGGVKEQYLLSADASKGLLEGIFGVSRDPQASGQGLGRPGLVLNGHDHAGCDTYHFVNQTNGTNADERSWESRKWQDAKLSNVLALQQHPGRREITVRSMMGDFGGNAGLLSMWFNHETWEWEHEYVDCPLGRQHFWWMTHFMIFGVLFFGLSYIGVAVLEARGVDVDAHLHQAFIWARHKVEEWQKKRMERKNGVVPNGKPKGKS comes from the coding sequence atgttggtgcGGACTTTTCTTCGTAATGGCTTCGGCCTGTTGGTCCCCATAACCATAGCCTGTTCCATCTATTTGTATTTGTACCCTTTCTTCAGTCAATGCGCATTTCCGTTGCCCTCCAGAGATCCCGAGGCGGCCTTTGAGGTAACGAAGCAGTTGCACTGGCCGTACGCAGACGCAAACGCACGAGATGAAGCAAATTCATTACCGACCAAACAAGCCCCTTTTCGACTGCTGGCCCTCGGCGATCCCCAACTTGAGGGTGATACGTCCATTCCCATCGAGTACCTAGGCATCTTTCCGCATGTCAAGACAATATTCCAGCGGCTCACGTTTCAAATATGGCATGATTCATTCAGAGATAGAATACGAATAATACTACACGACATCATTGACATATTCTTTGAGGATAtccccttcatcttcgagTCGTATCGCAAGCGGTTCGACCTGTTCGGCAACGATTTCTACCTAGCGCACATCTACAGAACATTGCATTGGTGGACACAGCCTACTCACGTCACTGTATTGGGAGATCTTCTGGGCAGTCAGTGGATCGAAGATGACGAGTTCGAGCGGAGAGGGCGACGGTTTTGGAATCGTACGTTCCGCGGTGGCGAGCGTGTTCCTGACGATGTAGCCATGTGGCCCAATCTCGAATACAATCTGTCGGGCATACTAGACGGCTCCTCAGAAGAACATGTCTGGACCCGACGGATAATGAACGTTGCCGGTAACCACGACATCGGCTACGCCGGCGACTTGACCCCTGAGCGAATGGCACGATTTGAGCGCGTTTTTGGCAAGGCAAACTACGAGCTACGATTCGAGCTGCCCGTGACCGATCCCGAGACAAACGCTACGATTCAAGACCCGGAAACAAACCCCCAATCTGTACGACTGCCCCCGGAACTTCGAATTGTCGTGCTCAACGACATGAACCTGGACACACCCGCGAAAGATCAGGGGCTGCAGGACGCGACATACAATTTCATCAACGCAGTCATTGGCACAGCATGTGCTGTTGAATACAAGGGGCAATTCACATTGATACTAACCCATATCCCGCTCTACAAACCAGCAGGCGTCTGTGTTGATGCACCATTCTTCGACTTCCACGGCGCccaagatggcggcggtGTTAAGGAACAATACCTTTTGAGTGCCGACGCCAGCAAGGGCCTTCTTGAAGGCATTTTCGGCGTCAGCCGTGATCCTCAGGCATCTGGTCAAGGCTTAGGTCGTCCCGGGCTTGTCCTCAACGGACACGATCACGCCGGCTGTGACACGTACCACTTTGTCAACCAAACGAACGGCACCAATGCGGACGAACGATCCTGGGAATCACGCAAATGGCAAGACGCAAAATTGTCAAACGTCCTCGCACTGCAACAACACCCTGGGCGTCGAGAAATTACCGTCCGTAGCATGATGGGCGATTTTGGCGGGAATGCAGGCCTCCTCAGCATGTGGTTCAACCATGAGACGTGGGAGTGGGAGCATGAATACGTGGATTGTCCCCTTGGACGACAGCATTTCTGGTGGATGACACATTTCATGATCTTTGGTGTACTATTTTTTGGTCTCTCATACATTGGGGTGGCGGTTTTGGAAGCACGAGGCGTCGATGTAGATGcccatcttcaccaagcaTTCATCTGGGCACGGCACAAGGTGGAAGAgtggcagaagaagaggatggagCGCAAAAACGGAGTAGTACCGAATGGGAAACCCAAGGGAAAGTCATGA